Genomic segment of Candidatus Ancaeobacter aquaticus:
GCGAAAGCACTCGCTCCGTGACCTCGCTTCTCGTAAGATTGAAGTGTGTCTTTAACATCTCTGCTATCTGATACCCAGCAGTAAATACGGGATTCAAAGAGCTCATGGGTTCCTGAAATATCATAGCGATCTCCTTACCACGCAGTGCCCGTACTTCTTTTTCTTTCATGCGCAGAATATCTCTACCCTCAAATAAAATCTCTCCATCAACGATTTTACCCGGAGGATTTGTGATAAGACGCATTATTGAGAGCGATGTTACACTTTTTCCGCAACCGCTTTCACCAACAAGCGCAAAGGTCTCACCTTCCCCGATTTCAAAACTTACTCCGTCAACTGCTTTTGATATCACAGAATCTTTTTGAAAATATGTTTTTAGGTTCTTAACCTGTAAAAGCGGATTCATACAGTGCCACCTTAAGTTTTTGGATCATATGCGTCTCTTAATCCATCACCAAAAAAATTAAACGCTATAACCGTAAGAAAGATACATACCCCTGATGCAAGTATCCATGGATGATATCTCAACTCACCGATATTCATTGCATCACTCAAGAGATTTCCCCAGCTTGCATAAGGATCCTGAATACCAAGACCTATCATCGATAGTGCTGACTCACCTAATATATAGCCGGGAATACTTAGTGTCATAGATACTATCACAAATGAAAACGTGTTGGGTAAAATATGTTTTACAATGATGCTCAAGTTGCTTCTTCCCATTGCCCGTGCAGCAAGAACGTATTCTTTTTCCTTAAGTGATAACACCATTCCACGAATAATACGCGCCAATCCTGCCCAACCAATAAAGCTAAAAATAAGAACAATGAGAAGATACACTTTTACACTCGAAAGGTTAGGTGGAAATGCCGCTCGCAAGGCCAACATTAAATAAAAACCAGGAAGCAGCATTATCATCTCGCAAATCCTCATTAAAATTGTATCAACTTTACCCCCATAATATCCGGCTATACCGCCAACTAAAAGCCCTATGGTAAAAGTAAAAAGCGCCCCCAAAATTCCTATTGATAATGAAACACGAGAACCGTACAGTATACGCGAAAAAAGATCTCTTCCACGTCCATCTGCCCCAAGAAGATAGAGCCGCGTATCTTTGTCTACACCAAATAAATGTCGATCTGCTTTAAATAATCCACACACACTGTATTCAAAGCCTTTCACAAAAAATTTAATAGGATACTTTTTCGATGTATCAACGGTATATACTCTTTTGTAGTACTTATCAAAATGATATGAATATTTATAAATATAAGGATATATTGCTAGTCCGTTATCCGTATCTACCCAATGAATGCGCGTGGGAGGATTATATGAATTAGATCGTTTTTCATCATCGAAATGATAGGGAGCAAAAAATCCTGCCCCAATGCTCAACACATAAAATACGAGCAGTATCGAACCGCCAATTAACGCAAAACTATGTTTTTTTAGTTTCTTAAACGCAACTTTATACTCAGATCCTTCAGACCACGAAGGAATAAGCGGATTATCACGCGCTTGTGTTTCTTTAATCTCATGTAATGTTTTTTTATGTATATTCATAGTAGCGTATCTATTTGTATTTAATTGTCGGGTCAGCGGCAACAAGCAAAATATCTGAAACAAGGTACCCGCAAATAAGAAGGACACCGCCTAAGAGCATATCACCCATAACAAGAAAAATATCCTGACTTCGTACTGCGGTTAACATTGTTGAGCCTAGGCCGGGCCAGTTACATATAATTTCTACCAATGCCGCACCTGATAAAACCGTTGATAGCTCCCCGCCTAAAATTGTAAGAAGCGGATTTATTGCGTTTCGCAGAGCATGCCTATAAATAACTTTATTTTCAGGTAGTCCCTTTGCTCGAGCCATCGTAATATACTGTGCACGCAAGACTTCGAGCATATTACCGCGCGTAATACGCTGCAAACCCGCAATAGCACTTGTTCCAATAACAATGGTTGGAATAATAAGATGTCTTCCCACATCAATAATTCTACCAATAATTGACATACTCTCATAATCCGCTGACTTCATTCCTCCTAAAGGTAATATGCCATAGAAAATGTTTGTATCACTTAAATTGAATGTCAGACTCGCTGCAAATAGCAGTAGCATTGCAAAGAAGAAATTGGGCAGGCTCATACCAATAAACGACAAAAATGAAAAGAATTTATCAAATACCGAGTACTGTTTCACAGCACAATAAATCCCTATCGGGACCGCTATAATCCATGTGAAGAGCAATGCACAGATTGATAAAAGCATTGTGTTAAACAGTCGCTGCTTCAAGACTTTTGCAACCGGTTGTTTGTGTTCAAACGAATATCCAAGATCACCGCTAACGATAGTCTTTAACCAATAGACATATTGCACAAGAACATTTCTATCTAAATGATATTCTTGTTCAATATTAGTCACCGTTTCCTCTGACACAAGAGGATCCATGCGTAATCTGTCAAAATAACTGCCCGGTGTGACATGAATAAAAAGAAAGGTAATAAAGGACATTGCTAAAAGAAGCGGGATAGAAATTAGTATGCGTCGACATATATACTGTATCATTCAAATTCCATTAGGAGCTACTGATTATTGTTTTTCTTCAATTACATATATCTCTTCAATATTATGAAACGGTCCCCCATATGGTGTCGGATGTAAATTTCCAAATTTGTTCCGGACCGCAAAAAGGCTTTCCGGCAATACTGTGTAAATTAGCGGCACATATTGTGCAACAAGACGCTGCCACTGGTCATATAGCTCTTTTCTCTTATTACGATCGAATTCCTGTACCCCCTGATTAAATATTTCATCAATTTCTATTTCCCACTCTGTTTTCGGCTCTTTTTGTTTAGGATTCCAAACATGAAGATGGCCGCTTGATTGCCACACATTATTCCCAAAATGCGGTTCAATGGAACCGGTAAGTCCCATAATAACACAGTCCCAATTATACGTAGAGGTAAGCTTACTAACCATAGTGTTAAATTCGATTAAAGATAACTGCACTTTAAATCCTAGTTTCTCAAGATCTTTACGGACTATTTCTGCTATTTTTACCCGTTCCGTACTCCCCGGATTAGTCAGTATGGTAAACTCTACGTCATTACCATCACTATCTTCGATAATCCCGTCACCATTTCTGTCACTAAATCCAGCTTCTTGTAAAATGTCTTTTGCTTTTTCAATATTGTACTCATACGTCGGCACATCATCGGTAAAGAAAAACCCTTCTGACGGACTTACCGGTGATACCTGCGGATATCCCAAACCATTGAATACAATATCAATAATAGATTGTTTATCTACAACGTGTGCTACCGCTCGTCGAAACTGATCGTTGGTAAACCACGATAGCTTTTTAGATGGAATATAGTGCTCTTGAGTATCAGGGTTTCGTGTCGTATTTTGATTAAACACAATAAAATTTGTACCGAATGATGGGCCTGCACGGTAAACAGTAAAATTTCCCTCTTTTTCCTTTGGCTTTAGCTGAGGATAATCACTTCCCCGCATATCAAAATAATCTATTTCGCCTTCCTGAAACTTCAGAAAACCCACATCTTGATTCTGTACGATGAGAAAAACTATCCCATCAAGATACGGCAAGTTCTCTCCCTTATCGTTTTTCTTCCAATAAAGCGGATTGCGTTTAAGTTTTATCATTTGTCCTGAGGTATACTTATCAAGCATAAAAGGACCTGTACCGATAATATTCTCAGGATCTGTGTCTACACCCCATACAGAATTAAATGACCCTTTATCAACATATTCTTCAAGAATGTGTTTTGGAAGTATTGGGGCACTCATACTCCTCAAAAAAGGTGCAAACTTTGTCGGTAGCGTAAATCTGACGGTATAATCATCAACTTTTTCTACAGTGATTTCTTTTCCTTCAATCGTAAATATGTCTCGCATACTGTTGGGAATATCTTTATTAAAGATCAGTTTTCTAAAAGTAAAGACAACATCATCAGCTGTAAAAGGTTTTCCATCAGACCACTTGACATCGTCCCGTAAATGAAAAAGCCACGATTTTCCATCTGGACTTCGATCCCATGAATGTGCCAGCTGAGGTTCAACATCTGTGGTAATGCCGTTTGTCGTTGTCAAACCTTCAAACAAATAACTAATGACACCCGTTGTTGAGGTTTCCTTTGCAAGGATAATATTAAAAGATTTTGGATCAGAGGATGTTGCACGTATGAGACGACCGCCAAAATGCGGCTTCGTAGAAACAACCTTAGCGGCATCTTCTTTTTCAGCTTTTGAACATCCGGAAAAAAAGAGAGCGATTAGGAAAATAGCGTAGAGTGCAACTTTTGATCGTCCTTTCATCATACCCCGTGGTGAGATTCCTGCATTCTAATTATTCCGCAAACATTATTACTGAGCGTCTCTTAGGGGAGTATCAGACAAATCTATATCAACTTCTTCTACGTTAACAGGAACACCGCTAGGGGTTTCCGTTAAGGTCTCTTCGAGACTTTCATTTATATTCACTTCTGATTCTGTTACAGGAACATTTATCCCTAGTTTTTCTTCAACCATTGTCGGCTCAGTTCTCTTTTGGGCAGCACCTTCTATTGTTCCTTTGATTTTGTCAGCCACCTGCCTAGTCGTATCTTTAATAGACTGAAAGATATCCTGAGCTGATTTCGGAAGAGTAACCGGCAATTGCTGAGTCGCACCAGTTCTTGTGAAACGAGATGTCTTCATAACCGATGAACTATCACGCACAGAAATTGCAGCTAATGACACAGATGTAACCATAAAAAGTACCGCAAGCACCGCTGTCGTATGCGTCAGGACATCACCTGTTTGTGCTCCAAACACTGATTGCACGCCACCGCCAGAACCAAATACGTTTGCAAGTCCTGTTCCTTTACCCGTTTGAATAAGAACAATCGTAATAAGACCAATACATACTACGACGTGTAATACAATGAGAAATCCATACATTATAACCCCCTAATATAATAATAAATTCGAAATACTAATATCTAAACCCGAAAATAAAGGAACCATTTATTTCAATTCCGAAACTCTAAATCCTAAACAAATGATGTGCATTTTAATACTTCTTTGTCGCAAGAGCTCTATTTTTCATACTTAACTAACTGCACAAATGAATCGGCTTCCAGGCTTGCGCCACCGACAAGTGCTCCGTCAATACTGTCTTTAGCCATGAGCTCTGAAACATTAGATGGCTTAACACTGCCACCATACTGAATTCGTATCGAATCGGATACCGATTTATCAAACATATCGCCAATAAGCGATCTGATGTATTGATGCACGTCTTGCGCTTGGTCAGGTGTCGCTGTTTTGCCGGTACCTATTGCCCATACCGGTTCATAGGCAATCACACATTTTACCATTTCTTCTTTTGTTAAGCCTGCAAGCGATTCAGTTACCTGAACCTTTAGAACCTCTTGCATACGGCCTTCTTCTCTTTCAGCTAAAACTTCCCCTACACATACTATTGGAGTTAATCCTTCAGCGAGTGCGGCTTTAATTTTCTTATTTACCGTCTCGTTCGTCTCCCCAAAATACTGTCTTCTCTCAGAATGTCCAATAATTACATAGGTTGCACCAGTATCTTTTATCTGAGAAGCAGATATTTCACCGGTAAACGCACCCTTTGGCTCCCAAAACATATTTTGAGCGCCGGAAGCGATATTACTTCCAGATAATGTTTTAGCAACTTCCCAAAGAGCGGTAAAACAGGGACATACTACTATATCCACATCATCAATACCAGTTAAATCATTTTTTAACTTCTCTACTAATTCTTTTGCTTCAGTAATGTTTTTATGAAGTTTCCAGTTTCCAGCTATTATTGGTTTTCTCATACTAATCCTTTCTATGGCATTTACTTATCAGTCAACGCTTCAATTCCCGGAAGCGGTTTTCCTTCAAGGTATTCTAATGATGCTCCTCCACCTGTTGAAATATGGCTCATCTTGTCTGCAAGACCAGACTTATTTACCGCTGACACAGAATCCCCACCACCAATAATGGATACACAGTCAGTCTCAGCAATGAGTCGTGCCACTTCAAATGTCCCGAATGAAAAATCCTTTATTTCAAAAACGCCCAGAGGACCATTCCACAGAATAGTCTTCGCGCTCTTTATTTTCTCAGTATACAGTGCTATTGATTCCGGCCCAACATCTACACCTATCATCCCATCAGCAATATCTTTGCCTACAATCTCAGATGGAACACCATCGGCAACTTCTTTTGCTACACGATGATCTACCGGCAATATTATTTCAACATTCTTTACCTTCGCATCCTCA
This window contains:
- a CDS encoding ABC transporter permease codes for the protein MNIHKKTLHEIKETQARDNPLIPSWSEGSEYKVAFKKLKKHSFALIGGSILLVFYVLSIGAGFFAPYHFDDEKRSNSYNPPTRIHWVDTDNGLAIYPYIYKYSYHFDKYYKRVYTVDTSKKYPIKFFVKGFEYSVCGLFKADRHLFGVDKDTRLYLLGADGRGRDLFSRILYGSRVSLSIGILGALFTFTIGLLVGGIAGYYGGKVDTILMRICEMIMLLPGFYLMLALRAAFPPNLSSVKVYLLIVLIFSFIGWAGLARIIRGMVLSLKEKEYVLAARAMGRSNLSIIVKHILPNTFSFVIVSMTLSIPGYILGESALSMIGLGIQDPYASWGNLLSDAMNIGELRYHPWILASGVCIFLTVIAFNFFGDGLRDAYDPKT
- a CDS encoding ABC transporter permease, whose translation is MIQYICRRILISIPLLLAMSFITFLFIHVTPGSYFDRLRMDPLVSEETVTNIEQEYHLDRNVLVQYVYWLKTIVSGDLGYSFEHKQPVAKVLKQRLFNTMLLSICALLFTWIIAVPIGIYCAVKQYSVFDKFFSFLSFIGMSLPNFFFAMLLLFAASLTFNLSDTNIFYGILPLGGMKSADYESMSIIGRIIDVGRHLIIPTIVIGTSAIAGLQRITRGNMLEVLRAQYITMARAKGLPENKVIYRHALRNAINPLLTILGGELSTVLSGAALVEIICNWPGLGSTMLTAVRSQDIFLVMGDMLLGGVLLICGYLVSDILLVAADPTIKYK
- a CDS encoding ABC transporter substrate-binding protein, which codes for MMKGRSKVALYAIFLIALFFSGCSKAEKEDAAKVVSTKPHFGGRLIRATSSDPKSFNIILAKETSTTGVISYLFEGLTTTNGITTDVEPQLAHSWDRSPDGKSWLFHLRDDVKWSDGKPFTADDVVFTFRKLIFNKDIPNSMRDIFTIEGKEITVEKVDDYTVRFTLPTKFAPFLRSMSAPILPKHILEEYVDKGSFNSVWGVDTDPENIIGTGPFMLDKYTSGQMIKLKRNPLYWKKNDKGENLPYLDGIVFLIVQNQDVGFLKFQEGEIDYFDMRGSDYPQLKPKEKEGNFTVYRAGPSFGTNFIVFNQNTTRNPDTQEHYIPSKKLSWFTNDQFRRAVAHVVDKQSIIDIVFNGLGYPQVSPVSPSEGFFFTDDVPTYEYNIEKAKDILQEAGFSDRNGDGIIEDSDGNDVEFTILTNPGSTERVKIAEIVRKDLEKLGFKVQLSLIEFNTMVSKLTSTYNWDCVIMGLTGSIEPHFGNNVWQSSGHLHVWNPKQKEPKTEWEIEIDEIFNQGVQEFDRNKRKELYDQWQRLVAQYVPLIYTVLPESLFAVRNKFGNLHPTPYGGPFHNIEEIYVIEEKQ
- the secG gene encoding preprotein translocase subunit SecG, whose product is MYGFLIVLHVVVCIGLITIVLIQTGKGTGLANVFGSGGGVQSVFGAQTGDVLTHTTAVLAVLFMVTSVSLAAISVRDSSSVMKTSRFTRTGATQQLPVTLPKSAQDIFQSIKDTTRQVADKIKGTIEGAAQKRTEPTMVEEKLGINVPVTESEVNINESLEETLTETPSGVPVNVEEVDIDLSDTPLRDAQ
- the tpiA gene encoding triose-phosphate isomerase, producing the protein MRKPIIAGNWKLHKNITEAKELVEKLKNDLTGIDDVDIVVCPCFTALWEVAKTLSGSNIASGAQNMFWEPKGAFTGEISASQIKDTGATYVIIGHSERRQYFGETNETVNKKIKAALAEGLTPIVCVGEVLAEREEGRMQEVLKVQVTESLAGLTKEEMVKCVIAYEPVWAIGTGKTATPDQAQDVHQYIRSLIGDMFDKSVSDSIRIQYGGSVKPSNVSELMAKDSIDGALVGGASLEADSFVQLVKYEK